One window of the Periophthalmus magnuspinnatus isolate fPerMag1 chromosome 17, fPerMag1.2.pri, whole genome shotgun sequence genome contains the following:
- the LOC117384981 gene encoding neuromedin-U receptor 1-like, with protein sequence MLTPNCSLETVSSVVSNMSIGCPHSSLLCGINMSLLVNVSSVDLDELCLSEDEYLALHLGPLRSPIFAPVCVTYLSIFLVGVLGNSLTCAVILRYKAMQTPTNLYLLSLALSDLLVLLLGMPLELWEMWRSYPFPLGEGGCYFKTFLFETVCFASVLNVTALSVERYIAVVHPLKVKSLSTRAHVKRVIVMLWVMAMICAVPNTSLHGILLLPPKFGRPFPHSAMCYLVKPTWMYKLTILISSLAFFVLPVLVMGALYFLIGLTLYRERGMKALSAMFGVDSVSEDHMQRLSRRNLQVTKMLCVLVVVFSLCWAPFHVDRLMWSFLDTSSQLHLMIFEPVHIVSGVFFYLSSAVNPVLYSLMSTRFREMFSHLTCPHYNWLNHSSLRLTQRSTLSHKAPSNTKELS encoded by the exons ATGCTCACCCCAAACTGCTCCCTTGAGACTGTCTCCAGTGTTGTGTCCAACATGTCCATTGGGTgccctcactcctctctgctctgtgggATAAACATGTCTCTTTTGGTTAATGTTAGCTCTGTGGATCTGGACGAGCTGTGTTTGAGCGAGGATGAGTACCTAGCACTTCACCTGGGACCTCTCCGATCACCCATCTTTGCTCCGGTCTGCGTCACCTACCTGAGCATTTTCCTCGTGGGGGTCTTGGGTAACTCTTTGACTTGTGCTGTAATTTTGCGTTACAAAGCCATGCAGACACCCACAAATTTGTACCTGTTAAGCCTGGCCCTATCAGACTTACTCGTACTCCTCCTGGGTATGCCTCTGGAGTTGTGGGAGATGTGGCGGAGCTATCCATTCCCATTAGGAGAGGGCGGTTGTTACTTCAAGACCTTTCTATTTGAGACAGTTTGCTTTGCATCTGTGCTTAACGTCACCGCCTTAAGTGTGGAGAGGTACATAGCGGTGGTGCATCCTTTAAAAGTGAAGAGCCTCTCCACCCGCGCCCATGTCAAGAGGGTGATTGTGATGCTTTGGGTGATGGCGATGATCTGCGCCGTGCCCAACACAAGTCTACACGGGATCCTCCTTCTACCCCCCAAGTTTGGACGGCCCTTCCCACACTCAGCTATGTGCT ACCTTGTGAAGCCCACCTGGATGTACAAATTGACCATCCTCATCTCGTCTCTGGCCTTCTTCGTGCTCCCAGTGCTGGTCATGGGAGCGCTGTACTTCCTGATTGGCCTCACACTGTACAGGGAGAGGGGCATGAAAGCCCTCTCAGCCATGTTTGGAGTGGACAGTGTGTCAGAGGATCACATGCAGAGGCTGAGCAGACGCAACCTGCAAGTGACAAAAATGCTCT gtgtcctCGTGGTGGTTTTCAGTCTGTGCTGGGCCCCCTTTCACGTGGACCGCCTCATGTGGAGCTTCCTCGACACCTCGTCCCAACTGCACCTTATGATATTTGAACCAGTGCACATAGTCTCGGGCGTCTTCTTCTACCTGAGCTCTGCAGTCAACCCCGTCCTCTATAGCCTCATGTCCACGCGCTTCAGGGAGATGTTTAGTCACCTGACCTGTCCACACTACAACTGGCTCAACCACTCCAGCCTGCGCCTCACCCAGCGCAGCACACTCAGCCATAAGGCACCCAGCAACACCAAGGAACTGTCATAG